One part of the Arabidopsis thaliana chromosome 1 sequence genome encodes these proteins:
- the PUM9 gene encoding pumilio 9 (pumilio 9 (PUM9); FUNCTIONS IN: RNA binding, binding; LOCATED IN: cytoplasm; EXPRESSED IN: flower, seed; EXPRESSED DURING: petal differentiation and expansion stage, E expanded cotyledon stage; CONTAINS InterPro DOMAIN/s: Pumilio RNA-binding repeat (InterPro:IPR001313), Armadillo-like helical (InterPro:IPR011989), Armadillo-type fold (InterPro:IPR016024); BEST Arabidopsis thaliana protein match is: pumilio 10 (TAIR:AT1G35750.1); Has 2809 Blast hits to 1683 proteins in 229 species: Archae - 0; Bacteria - 0; Metazoa - 628; Fungi - 837; Plants - 667; Viruses - 0; Other Eukaryotes - 677 (source: NCBI BLink).) codes for MGFGGFNGDFNFRGASDHRPLGSDGFLPSLDTNPFLKNHKSVEALDLCKKLHKMGISCDMSIWTKPEEQFRVDPSEFGARTLHGSSGFDQNLTGASQIHDGFRNFSSVRLQNNNFHGVSPSPGEMRLLGRQDSFNLNGFEEMLALKNHRDFLLDQIHEPIKRPPFLRGNDALISSLMFEGNNRVSQTLAAMEASRGFYPEEDSSLLSPFHEKVSGKLGASYLEDTVLIGQGSYGKMSPKSNNDLVSMVEIYGSVNLMAKDQIGCRVLQKLVEEGTFHEAKVILLAIIDHVVELSMDPFGNYIVQKLFDVSDEEQRTLIVSVLTSNPRELIRICLNTYGTRVVQKMIETVKTKQQIALVKSGLKPGFLALVKDLNGNHVIQSCLQTLGPNDNEFVLEAATKYCAEIAIHRHGCCVLQCCISNSVGLQRERLVAEISRNSLHLSQDPFGNYVVQYLIDQQVSAVKLLVQFRMHYAELATQKFSSHVIEKCLRKYPESRAEIVRELLCVPNFEYLLQDPYANYVIQTALSVTKGPVRAKLVAKVYRYGKLHSSPYCKKIFSKTILKK; via the exons ATGGGTTTTGGAGGTTTTAATGGAGACTTCAACTTCCGAGGAGCTTCCGATCATCGTCCTCTTGGTTCTGATGGGTTTTTACCGAGTCTCGACACAAACCCATTTCTGAAAAACCACAAGAGTGTTGAAGCTCTGGATTTGTGTAAAAAGCTTCACAAAATGGGTATCTCTTGTGACATGAGTATCTGGACCAAACCCGAAGAACAGTTCCGGGTCGACCCGAGTGAGTTTGGGGCTAGAACTCTTCATGGGTCTTCTGGGTTTGACCAGAATCTCACCGGAGCTTCTCAGATTCATGATGGGTTTCGTAACTTTTCCTCTGTTCGTCTgcaaaacaacaattttcaTGGAGTTTCTCCATCTCCGGGAGAGATGAGATTACTTGGCCGTCAAGATTCCTTTAACCTAAACGGATTTGAAGAGATGTTAGCTCTTAAGAATCACAGAGATTTTCTCTTAGATCAGATCCATGAACCCATAAAGCGTCCTCCTTTTCTCAGAGGCAACGATGCTCTCATAAGTTCGTTGATGTTTGAAGGAAATAATAGGGTTTCTCAAACCCTAGCCGCCATGGAAGCTTCTAGAGGTTTTTATCCAGAGGAGGATAGTTCTCTGCTGAGTCCATTTCACGAGAAGGTTTCTGGAAAGCTTGGAGCTTCTTATCTAGAAGATACAGTACTAATCGGTCAAGGCTCTTATGGGAAGATGAGTCCAAAAAGCAATAATGATCTCGTCTCCATGGTTGAGATTTATGGATCTGTGAACTTAATGGCGAAAGATCAGATTGGTTGCAGAGTTTTGCAGAAACTGGTCGAAGAAGGAACATTTCATGAAGCTAAGGTTATATTACTTGCAATCATTGACCATGTCGTTGAACTTTCCATGGATCCTTTTGGGAATTACATTGTTCAGAAGCTGTTTGATGTGAGTGATGAGGAACAGAGGACGTTGATTGTGAGTGTGTTAACGTCAAATCCAAGGGAGCTTATCAGAATCTGTCTTAACACTTATGG GACAAGGGTTGTGCAGAAGATGATTGAAActgtgaaaacaaaacagcagATTGCATTGGTGAAGTCAGGTCTCAAACCGGGGTTTCTTGCTCTTGTCAAAGATCTGAATGGGAACCATGTGATACAGAGTTGCTTGCAAACCCTTGGCCCTAATGACAATGAG TTTGTGTTAGAAGCTGCTACTAAGTACTGTGCTGAGATTGCTATTCATCGACACGGATGCTGTGTTCTTCAATGCTGCATTTCAAACTCTGTTGGACTGCAACGTGAAAGACTCGTCGCTGAGATATCAAGAAACTCGCTTCACCTTTCTCAGGATCCTTTTGG GAACTATGTGGTGCAGTACTTAATAGATCAACAAGTTTCTGCAGTGAAGTTGCTGGTTCAGTTTAGAATGCACTACGCCGAGTTAGCTACTCAGAAGTTTAGTAGCCACGTGATTGAGAAGTGTCTAAGGAAGTATCCAGAGAGTCGAGCTGAGATCGTCCGTGAGCTCCTCTGTGTTCCAAACTTTGAATATCTTCTGCAAGATCCTTATGCGAACTATGTGATCCAAACTGCTCTCTCTGTAACCAAA GGACCTGTTCGTGCTAAATTGGTGGCGAAGGTTTACAGGTACGGGAAACTACACTCGAGCCCTTACTGCAAGAAGATTTTCTCCAAGACCATCTTGAAGAAGTGA
- the PUM9 gene encoding pumilio 9, protein MFGERFMGFGGFNGDFNFRGASDHRPLGSDGFLPSLDTNPFLKNHKSVEALDLCKKLHKMGISCDMSIWTKPEEQFRVDPSEFGARTLHGSSGFDQNLTGASQIHDGFRNFSSVRLQNNNFHGVSPSPGEMRLLGRQDSFNLNGFEEMLALKNHRDFLLDQIHEPIKRPPFLRGNDALISSLMFEGNNRVSQTLAAMEASRGFYPEEDSSLLSPFHEKVSGKLGASYLEDTVLIGQGSYGKMSPKSNNDLVSMVEIYGSVNLMAKDQIGCRVLQKLVEEGTFHEAKVILLAIIDHVVELSMDPFGNYIVQKLFDVSDEEQRTLIVSVLTSNPRELIRICLNTYGTRVVQKMIETVKTKQQIALVKSGLKPGFLALVKDLNGNHVIQSCLQTLGPNDNEFVLEAATKYCAEIAIHRHGCCVLQCCISNSVGLQRERLVAEISRNSLHLSQDPFGNYVVQYLIDQQVSAVKLLVQFRMHYAELATQKFSSHVIEKCLRKYPESRAEIVRELLCVPNFEYLLQDPYANYVIQTALSVTKGPVRAKLVAKVYRYGKLHSSPYCKKIFSKTILKK, encoded by the exons atgTTCGGAGAGAGATTCATGGGTTTTGGAGGTTTTAATGGAGACTTCAACTTCCGAGGAGCTTCCGATCATCGTCCTCTTGGTTCTGATGGGTTTTTACCGAGTCTCGACACAAACCCATTTCTGAAAAACCACAAGAGTGTTGAAGCTCTGGATTTGTGTAAAAAGCTTCACAAAATGGGTATCTCTTGTGACATGAGTATCTGGACCAAACCCGAAGAACAGTTCCGGGTCGACCCGAGTGAGTTTGGGGCTAGAACTCTTCATGGGTCTTCTGGGTTTGACCAGAATCTCACCGGAGCTTCTCAGATTCATGATGGGTTTCGTAACTTTTCCTCTGTTCGTCTgcaaaacaacaattttcaTGGAGTTTCTCCATCTCCGGGAGAGATGAGATTACTTGGCCGTCAAGATTCCTTTAACCTAAACGGATTTGAAGAGATGTTAGCTCTTAAGAATCACAGAGATTTTCTCTTAGATCAGATCCATGAACCCATAAAGCGTCCTCCTTTTCTCAGAGGCAACGATGCTCTCATAAGTTCGTTGATGTTTGAAGGAAATAATAGGGTTTCTCAAACCCTAGCCGCCATGGAAGCTTCTAGAGGTTTTTATCCAGAGGAGGATAGTTCTCTGCTGAGTCCATTTCACGAGAAGGTTTCTGGAAAGCTTGGAGCTTCTTATCTAGAAGATACAGTACTAATCGGTCAAGGCTCTTATGGGAAGATGAGTCCAAAAAGCAATAATGATCTCGTCTCCATGGTTGAGATTTATGGATCTGTGAACTTAATGGCGAAAGATCAGATTGGTTGCAGAGTTTTGCAGAAACTGGTCGAAGAAGGAACATTTCATGAAGCTAAGGTTATATTACTTGCAATCATTGACCATGTCGTTGAACTTTCCATGGATCCTTTTGGGAATTACATTGTTCAGAAGCTGTTTGATGTGAGTGATGAGGAACAGAGGACGTTGATTGTGAGTGTGTTAACGTCAAATCCAAGGGAGCTTATCAGAATCTGTCTTAACACTTATGG GACAAGGGTTGTGCAGAAGATGATTGAAActgtgaaaacaaaacagcagATTGCATTGGTGAAGTCAGGTCTCAAACCGGGGTTTCTTGCTCTTGTCAAAGATCTGAATGGGAACCATGTGATACAGAGTTGCTTGCAAACCCTTGGCCCTAATGACAATGAG TTTGTGTTAGAAGCTGCTACTAAGTACTGTGCTGAGATTGCTATTCATCGACACGGATGCTGTGTTCTTCAATGCTGCATTTCAAACTCTGTTGGACTGCAACGTGAAAGACTCGTCGCTGAGATATCAAGAAACTCGCTTCACCTTTCTCAGGATCCTTTTGG GAACTATGTGGTGCAGTACTTAATAGATCAACAAGTTTCTGCAGTGAAGTTGCTGGTTCAGTTTAGAATGCACTACGCCGAGTTAGCTACTCAGAAGTTTAGTAGCCACGTGATTGAGAAGTGTCTAAGGAAGTATCCAGAGAGTCGAGCTGAGATCGTCCGTGAGCTCCTCTGTGTTCCAAACTTTGAATATCTTCTGCAAGATCCTTATGCGAACTATGTGATCCAAACTGCTCTCTCTGTAACCAAA GGACCTGTTCGTGCTAAATTGGTGGCGAAGGTTTACAGGTACGGGAAACTACACTCGAGCCCTTACTGCAAGAAGATTTTCTCCAAGACCATCTTGAAGAAGTGA